A single region of the Arthrobacter sp. zg-Y820 genome encodes:
- the drmD gene encoding DISARM system SNF2-like helicase DrmD, whose protein sequence is MSVTAVTYGQGQTAGVPTEGQLVEVRGSRWVVTDVQRQGLTRSPADEGVQGSQHSVALQSVEDDRLGHELKVVWELEPGRTLVPNKDLPDKIDPERFDDPETLAAFIDALRWGAVTSADAKQLQAPFRSAANVEAYQLDPLRRALEASRANLLLADDVGLGKTIEAGLVVQELLLRHRARTVLVVCPPSLCLKWQDEMEDKFGLQFEIINSASIVEAQKTYGPQANPFLLYPRAIVSMAWLSQPRAQRMLRSIYSEVKNPASARQFAFDILVVDEAHHVAPSSPSGKAGGGYAVDSLRTIAVRELADACENRLFLSATPHNGYAESFTALLEMIDPRRFARGAALDQEALKAVAVRRRKDDLPDKGFKPRDVIALPFTPSQDEADAYERLLDFTTRRDKAAKHRSGSSDLVTLLLKKRFFSSPTAFAMTAEAFVSNNDWKFANHYVSYDETLGSDAADEEEGLLEHPEMQAFQAARSGHGLSAGDRALLQELAEWGRDYEGRANSRLEAVLQWLDGVCRTHGPNGTKSWTDQRVVIFTEYVDTLNWIRDVLQSNGYTDGRLEVIEGATDKEARELIRARFNAPPSEQQVRVLLATDAAGEGIDLQEHCHRLINFDIPFNPTRLEQRIGRIDRYGQTHNPQVYHFTPVGESKALLNGDAAFLARIADKIARVRNDLGSANEVVAPDIQRELGGWDVPKPAPKRNSAEETINKMLAGGQELNRRLTNLEEGLERDRSELHLTPANLERVVATALEMDHQPPLMDAGSEDTDAPVFEVPVLEPRWVRTVDTLATRLHPGIQRKITFDAEGAKEDKDLVHVHLGHPLVQRSSRILRSELWNPDARISRVTAVVVDGLQESFVAAASRLVLVGKGGLRLHEEVFFAATRLNRRQAIAQGSVERQLAEALDAGRLVAAPEAHRVALSEIWNSEAESVSMKARVQQIVDETAAKRAEKVRGALESRRVEDRKRVDEIFTRFKNTLQGTLEGLKEAEQDMNIPMWEDAEKRQREQDILRIRLRLDALESEKEQELAIVERRYQDVSPQTLAAAVVFALTPEDAQLTADEARNRWAK, encoded by the coding sequence ATGAGCGTTACTGCCGTCACTTATGGGCAGGGACAGACCGCGGGCGTTCCAACAGAGGGGCAATTGGTTGAGGTTCGCGGATCCCGGTGGGTGGTCACGGATGTCCAACGTCAAGGGCTGACCCGCAGTCCGGCAGACGAGGGGGTCCAGGGCAGCCAGCATTCCGTGGCACTACAGTCTGTGGAAGATGACCGGTTGGGCCACGAGCTCAAGGTCGTATGGGAACTTGAGCCGGGACGGACGCTTGTCCCAAACAAAGATTTGCCGGACAAGATCGATCCGGAGCGATTTGACGACCCTGAAACTCTCGCTGCATTTATCGATGCTCTCCGCTGGGGCGCAGTGACCTCAGCAGATGCCAAGCAGCTACAGGCCCCCTTCCGAAGCGCTGCCAACGTTGAGGCGTACCAGCTCGACCCCTTGCGCAGGGCCCTGGAAGCCTCTCGCGCCAACCTTCTCCTCGCTGATGACGTTGGGTTGGGAAAGACCATCGAAGCGGGCCTCGTTGTCCAAGAGCTGCTGCTGCGTCACCGTGCCCGTACCGTCCTCGTCGTTTGTCCGCCCAGCCTCTGTCTGAAATGGCAGGACGAAATGGAAGACAAGTTTGGCCTTCAGTTTGAGATCATCAACAGTGCATCGATCGTAGAAGCTCAGAAAACTTATGGCCCGCAGGCCAACCCGTTCCTCCTCTATCCCCGTGCCATAGTTTCTATGGCGTGGCTGTCCCAGCCTCGCGCGCAGCGGATGCTCCGCAGTATCTACTCGGAAGTGAAGAACCCGGCCAGCGCCCGGCAGTTTGCGTTCGACATCCTCGTCGTGGACGAGGCACACCACGTGGCGCCGTCGTCGCCCTCCGGCAAGGCAGGAGGTGGCTACGCAGTTGACAGCCTCCGAACCATCGCAGTGCGAGAGCTTGCCGATGCCTGCGAGAATCGGCTTTTCCTGAGCGCTACGCCACACAACGGTTACGCCGAATCCTTTACTGCCTTGTTGGAGATGATCGATCCCCGCCGTTTCGCCCGAGGGGCGGCGCTGGACCAGGAAGCCCTCAAGGCAGTGGCAGTTCGCCGGAGGAAAGACGATCTCCCCGACAAGGGATTCAAACCCCGCGATGTCATTGCGCTTCCCTTCACCCCTAGCCAAGACGAGGCTGACGCTTATGAACGGCTTCTTGACTTCACCACACGCCGGGACAAGGCGGCAAAGCATCGCTCGGGTTCAAGCGACCTCGTGACCTTGCTTCTCAAGAAGCGGTTCTTTTCTTCTCCCACTGCCTTTGCCATGACGGCAGAAGCATTCGTTTCCAACAACGACTGGAAGTTCGCCAACCACTATGTGAGCTACGACGAAACTCTCGGGTCCGACGCCGCAGACGAGGAAGAAGGGCTTTTGGAACATCCGGAGATGCAAGCGTTTCAAGCGGCCCGCTCCGGACACGGTCTGTCCGCCGGCGATCGGGCCCTCCTCCAAGAACTGGCCGAGTGGGGTCGAGACTACGAAGGCAGAGCGAATTCCCGTTTAGAAGCTGTCCTCCAGTGGCTCGATGGTGTCTGTCGAACCCACGGTCCCAATGGCACCAAGTCATGGACCGACCAGCGCGTGGTGATCTTCACCGAATATGTGGACACCCTCAATTGGATCCGAGACGTGCTGCAAAGCAACGGCTACACAGACGGACGTTTGGAAGTAATTGAAGGCGCAACGGACAAGGAGGCAAGGGAACTCATCCGTGCCAGGTTCAACGCTCCTCCGTCCGAACAACAGGTTCGGGTCTTGCTGGCGACCGATGCTGCCGGTGAAGGCATCGATTTGCAGGAGCATTGCCACCGTCTAATCAACTTTGATATCCCCTTCAATCCGACCAGGCTTGAACAGCGCATAGGCCGAATCGATCGCTACGGCCAAACCCACAATCCGCAGGTCTACCACTTCACGCCTGTGGGCGAGTCAAAAGCTCTCCTCAATGGGGACGCCGCCTTCCTCGCCCGTATAGCCGACAAGATCGCCAGGGTTCGCAATGACTTGGGATCGGCCAACGAAGTTGTGGCTCCAGACATCCAGAGAGAACTTGGGGGGTGGGACGTCCCCAAGCCAGCGCCCAAAAGGAACTCTGCCGAAGAGACGATTAACAAAATGTTGGCCGGTGGCCAGGAACTTAACCGCAGGCTCACTAATCTGGAAGAGGGATTGGAAAGAGACCGCAGCGAATTACACCTCACCCCGGCGAACCTGGAACGTGTAGTCGCTACTGCGCTTGAGATGGACCACCAACCCCCGTTAATGGACGCGGGCAGCGAAGACACTGATGCGCCTGTTTTCGAAGTGCCCGTCTTGGAACCTCGGTGGGTGAGAACCGTGGACACGCTGGCTACCCGGCTTCACCCCGGTATCCAGCGCAAGATCACGTTCGATGCCGAGGGAGCGAAAGAGGACAAGGATCTTGTCCACGTGCATCTGGGGCATCCTCTGGTCCAGCGGTCCTCCCGGATACTCCGCTCCGAACTGTGGAATCCCGACGCACGCATCAGCAGAGTTACGGCGGTAGTGGTCGACGGCCTTCAGGAATCTTTCGTGGCTGCAGCGAGTCGCCTCGTTCTCGTAGGCAAAGGCGGGCTCCGACTTCACGAGGAAGTATTCTTCGCCGCCACACGCCTCAACCGCCGTCAGGCGATCGCTCAGGGCAGCGTAGAACGACAGCTCGCGGAAGCGCTCGACGCCGGGCGGCTGGTTGCTGCCCCGGAAGCCCATCGGGTCGCTCTCTCGGAGATCTGGAACAGTGAAGCCGAGTCGGTTTCCATGAAAGCGCGCGTGCAGCAGATTGTGGACGAAACCGCGGCAAAACGTGCTGAAAAAGTCCGTGGGGCGCTGGAGTCACGCCGTGTCGAGGACCGCAAGCGGGTTGATGAGATCTTTACCCGGTTCAAGAACACGCTCCAAGGAACACTGGAGGGTCTCAAGGAAGCGGAACAGGACATGAACATTCCGATGTGGGAGGACGCCGAGAAACGGCAACGGGAGCAGGATATTCTCCGTATTCGTCTCAGACTCGATGCACTCGAAAGTGAAAAGGAACAGGAGCTTGCCATCGTGGAGCGTCGGTACCAGGACGTCAGTCCGCAAACACTAGCGGCAGCCGTTGTCTTCGCACTGACGCCGGAAGACGCGCAACTGACCGCCGACGAAGCCCGGAATAGGTGGGCCAAATAG
- a CDS encoding AAA family ATPase produces MAEYENVDTFLKWAAKLSSEIEWREEERPYKIDMGERLTVTRQKLIFGEANWFELLLEDLSHGNLLNWRFLDNLRKSGKEHRNELKAAIEDLWTTESSPAALTTFVDGIRGFAPDLAPGNLLAFGSVLLMATNPGMFPPYRAEPATSFLKLIGAADIPSNRAPATARYEAFLAGLDRLLEAAPSVGLELVDRLDAQGLVWLVTNYSPPAEWAPSRKREFLAWRSQQDTVLVEEDLRSGPYPLLETAAASILIPGIVGGPSPFDPDVVSWSEANARELYRRVYEDPDAGAGTFMEKLEKQLSGADRGVVLLAAELIALQCLPLANLRPETKLGRVSRVLSWLDHAPAIPETLESGLLAHGAFSGGTGFNVQLWRHLCWLCDLVISLRSSEDTAARAAATPQGFHDVAEAVAGNLPSIRYSMEYLSWPGFFEPIVNWGHRKKIRNAFAHEIEGASGDDEFSTAKDLHLIRKAQEARIGHRVEWYEEPFVSQWRPKAERAPRAWLVRQSQAGVALAGGWADKGVVSLEAQYLGAPEPEASFADLQTAVDAGYGHLDYSERRLRARSYHSFLTQMKPDDLVVTVLGKNLQLGVITGTAEYVQEDTVAQLMCEVAWQEQTIPTEDLPVPFPRLLEEQGTVIDMTEGLPLMRTWLVEDVDQDDDVVPVLTIPTGGVPELPKASDEFADKLFMGKNDLQEVIDLLQTRNQIVFYGPPGTGKTFLARKLARYLVGEEHTNHVTTVQFHPSYAYEDFFEGYRPVKGTDGQVAFALVSGPLRRIAGAAAAERDKPFFLIIDEMNRGNLAKVFGELYFLLEYRDQSIDLQYNSEEKFVLPPNLFIIGTMNTADRSIAMVDAAIRRRFAFVELHPQDGMTSGLLDRFLASQSMDRRPALLLDALNQEIEAEDRDLMIGPSYFMKPDSVSDAGLKQVWKYELLPLLEEHYYGRMSRQEIHARFGLEAIARKVDGISSADL; encoded by the coding sequence GTGGCCGAATATGAAAACGTAGACACGTTCCTGAAGTGGGCAGCTAAGCTCTCCTCCGAGATTGAGTGGAGGGAAGAGGAACGCCCGTACAAGATTGACATGGGCGAGCGGCTGACCGTAACGCGACAGAAGCTCATCTTCGGCGAGGCAAATTGGTTTGAGTTGCTCCTGGAGGATTTATCGCACGGCAATCTTCTGAATTGGAGGTTCCTCGACAACCTGCGGAAATCCGGGAAGGAACACCGAAACGAGCTGAAGGCCGCAATCGAAGACCTGTGGACCACCGAATCTTCTCCGGCAGCCCTCACCACCTTCGTCGACGGGATCCGTGGGTTCGCACCGGATCTTGCTCCCGGCAACCTGCTCGCCTTCGGGTCCGTTCTGCTCATGGCGACCAATCCGGGGATGTTCCCGCCCTACCGTGCCGAGCCTGCCACGAGTTTCCTGAAACTCATCGGGGCCGCGGACATTCCTTCAAACCGGGCACCCGCAACGGCACGCTATGAAGCGTTTCTGGCCGGTTTGGATCGGCTGCTCGAAGCAGCTCCCTCAGTCGGCCTGGAATTAGTCGACCGGCTGGATGCCCAGGGTCTCGTCTGGCTTGTCACCAACTACTCGCCTCCGGCCGAGTGGGCACCGAGCCGTAAACGCGAATTCCTAGCCTGGCGCAGCCAGCAGGACACAGTGCTGGTCGAGGAGGATCTGCGGTCCGGCCCCTATCCGCTGTTGGAAACAGCCGCCGCATCCATCCTGATCCCCGGAATTGTGGGCGGCCCGTCTCCCTTTGACCCCGACGTCGTGTCGTGGAGCGAGGCGAACGCTCGGGAACTGTACCGCCGGGTCTATGAGGACCCCGACGCCGGTGCCGGCACCTTCATGGAGAAACTTGAGAAGCAGCTGTCCGGAGCCGACCGCGGAGTGGTGCTCCTCGCTGCGGAACTCATCGCACTGCAGTGCCTGCCTCTCGCCAACCTGCGCCCGGAAACCAAGCTCGGTCGGGTTTCCCGAGTATTGTCCTGGCTCGATCACGCTCCGGCCATTCCCGAAACCCTGGAATCAGGGCTGCTCGCACACGGCGCCTTCAGCGGCGGCACCGGCTTCAATGTGCAGCTCTGGCGGCACCTGTGCTGGCTGTGCGATCTGGTCATCAGCCTTCGCAGCAGCGAGGATACTGCCGCTCGCGCCGCAGCTACTCCGCAGGGATTCCATGACGTTGCCGAAGCAGTCGCGGGTAACCTGCCGTCCATCAGGTACTCCATGGAATACCTGAGCTGGCCCGGGTTCTTTGAGCCGATCGTCAACTGGGGCCACCGAAAGAAGATCCGCAATGCCTTCGCCCACGAAATAGAGGGCGCGTCAGGCGACGACGAATTCTCCACGGCCAAGGATCTGCACCTGATCCGCAAGGCGCAGGAGGCACGGATCGGCCATCGCGTCGAATGGTATGAGGAACCGTTCGTCAGCCAGTGGCGGCCCAAGGCCGAGCGGGCTCCGCGCGCCTGGCTGGTGCGCCAGTCACAGGCGGGCGTGGCCCTGGCCGGAGGTTGGGCGGACAAAGGAGTCGTCTCACTCGAAGCTCAGTACCTGGGTGCCCCGGAGCCGGAGGCTTCCTTTGCCGATCTGCAGACAGCGGTCGACGCCGGATATGGCCACTTGGATTATTCCGAACGGCGGCTGCGGGCTCGTTCCTACCACTCGTTTTTGACTCAGATGAAGCCTGATGACCTGGTGGTCACGGTTCTGGGCAAGAATCTGCAGCTGGGCGTCATCACGGGGACTGCTGAATATGTCCAGGAGGACACCGTCGCCCAGTTGATGTGCGAGGTCGCATGGCAGGAACAAACGATTCCGACGGAAGATCTTCCGGTCCCCTTTCCCCGGCTGCTCGAAGAGCAGGGGACAGTCATCGACATGACGGAGGGGCTGCCGCTCATGCGTACCTGGCTGGTGGAAGACGTGGATCAGGACGACGACGTCGTGCCCGTACTTACGATTCCTACCGGCGGCGTTCCGGAACTTCCGAAAGCCAGCGATGAATTTGCAGACAAGCTGTTCATGGGCAAAAACGACCTGCAGGAAGTCATTGACCTGCTGCAGACACGAAACCAGATTGTCTTTTACGGTCCACCGGGGACGGGCAAGACGTTCCTGGCCCGCAAACTCGCGCGTTATCTGGTGGGGGAGGAGCACACCAACCATGTGACCACGGTGCAGTTTCATCCTTCCTACGCGTACGAGGACTTCTTTGAGGGGTATCGCCCGGTTAAGGGAACCGACGGTCAGGTGGCGTTCGCACTGGTATCGGGCCCGCTGCGGCGGATCGCAGGAGCCGCCGCGGCCGAACGGGACAAACCGTTCTTCCTGATCATTGACGAGATGAACCGCGGCAACCTGGCCAAGGTTTTCGGTGAGCTGTATTTCCTGCTCGAATACCGCGACCAGAGCATCGATCTGCAGTACAACTCCGAAGAGAAGTTTGTTCTTCCTCCCAACCTGTTCATCATTGGCACGATGAACACTGCAGACCGTTCCATCGCCATGGTGGACGCAGCCATCCGCCGTCGTTTTGCGTTCGTCGAACTGCATCCGCAGGACGGCATGACGAGTGGCCTCCTCGATCGCTTCTTGGCATCGCAGAGTATGGACCGGCGGCCTGCGCTGCTCCTTGATGCGCTCAACCAGGAAATCGAGGCGGAAGACCGGGACCTCATGATTGGCCCGTCCTATTTCATGAAGCCTGATTCTGTATCTGATGCGGGTCTGAAACAGGTGTGGAAATATGAGCTGCTGCCGCTGCTGGAAGAGCACTATTACGGCAGGATGAGCCGGCAGGAAATCCACGCAAGGTTTGGCCTTGAAGCGATCGCTCGCAAGGTCGACGGGATTTCCTCGGCTGACCTGTGA
- a CDS encoding McrC family protein encodes MAKTGLVQVQLAGNGMWRLSPRGLVGSAEVGDVLLDVRPKDKVGISQLLFLLGYARNPGFQPDDVAGVQTTDLWSALAESLARQSERALARGVLHGYVSVDNALRTVRGRIRIADQISRRPGMLLPLEVTYDDHTADIAENRILRAALRRLLGLTRVRGSVRQRLAHLERKLDGVGDLRAGTALPSWQETRSNARYVPALRLAEIILRHSVAETAVGGIRVASFAVNMATVFEDFLEVALGEAVTRLGMPGGRMERQYKTRLDHPGEGTGQGRIHMKIDVVYRASGTPPVVFDAKYKASSAGGNYANADHYQMLAYCTALGAPRAWLVYAGAGEHRSRRIVNTGVAVEEYPLDLSQHPDEVLARVNRLAELSVMRTAEAAGNEG; translated from the coding sequence TTGGCCAAAACTGGCCTCGTGCAGGTCCAGCTGGCGGGGAACGGCATGTGGCGGCTTTCCCCACGCGGGCTGGTGGGTTCCGCCGAGGTGGGCGACGTTTTGTTGGATGTCCGTCCCAAGGACAAGGTGGGTATCAGCCAGCTGCTCTTCCTGCTGGGATACGCCCGCAACCCGGGCTTCCAGCCGGACGACGTGGCTGGCGTGCAGACAACCGACCTGTGGTCAGCGCTCGCCGAGTCCCTTGCCCGCCAAAGCGAGCGGGCCCTGGCCCGCGGTGTCCTTCACGGCTACGTTTCCGTTGACAATGCGCTCAGGACCGTGCGCGGACGCATCCGGATAGCAGACCAGATCTCCCGCCGGCCCGGCATGCTGCTGCCCTTGGAAGTCACCTACGACGACCACACGGCGGACATTGCGGAGAACCGCATCCTGCGTGCAGCGCTTCGACGGCTCCTCGGACTGACCCGGGTGAGGGGCTCGGTTCGGCAGCGGCTGGCGCATCTGGAGCGGAAGCTCGACGGCGTCGGGGATCTGCGCGCCGGCACTGCTCTGCCGTCGTGGCAGGAGACGCGCTCCAACGCGCGGTATGTGCCGGCGCTGCGTCTGGCCGAGATCATTCTTCGGCACTCGGTGGCGGAAACCGCCGTCGGCGGAATCCGGGTCGCGTCCTTTGCCGTTAACATGGCCACGGTCTTTGAAGACTTCCTCGAGGTAGCTCTCGGCGAGGCGGTAACACGGTTGGGGATGCCTGGTGGGCGGATGGAACGGCAATACAAAACGAGGCTCGACCATCCGGGAGAAGGCACCGGGCAGGGTCGAATCCATATGAAGATTGACGTTGTTTACAGAGCTTCCGGTACGCCGCCGGTGGTCTTCGACGCCAAGTACAAGGCCTCTTCAGCCGGCGGTAACTATGCCAACGCGGACCATTACCAAATGCTGGCCTATTGCACCGCACTGGGAGCCCCGCGGGCCTGGCTGGTTTACGCCGGCGCAGGTGAGCACCGGTCCCGCAGGATTGTGAATACCGGCGTCGCCGTTGAGGAATATCCGCTGGATCTCTCGCAGCACCCCGACGAAGTCTTGGCGCGGGTCAACCGCTTGGCGGAACTGTCAGTGATGAGGACTGCAGAAGCTGCAGGCAACGAAGGATAG